A DNA window from Paenibacillus sp. HWE-109 contains the following coding sequences:
- a CDS encoding DUF2339 domain-containing protein: MELENRVAALEKKIRELEQQMEQFLTRDAGARNLDRTQASQATAPLPVPEPTATEQHLPQAPHIAVKQPTPPRDWEHLIARVWLPRIFIVVFLLGVLWGFTAAVSAGIITEPIRCLLGVFAAAFMYWQGERQIRRKRPALGQVLLGGATGVLILSLFAAHMLFSLLPPTLAFILYIATIALSVYLAIRHRSQALMIITLLAGYLVPFLVDSSHPNIWVFAGYEGLFSMSMMILSLRYSFRGAYYTAFGVLHLPLLISMLFENVTNDRPAILTIVVLQHLLLFAIAVVRSTDSRIGQRILLFLSFGLLTAWVYALYGHSNDQRLYEGMLILATLLYSGTSVWLYRQKRTFSVQVSIATLSLFLWLIYVLQGDEAGSAILVEGALALCLGAIFKSKLQQISGAFTYFIGSLFVFAHPLHEVLSKESFAWLIMVASLSGLYVFFRSKLQDGVNGLKPHLLFMWLELILLLVYLTQLTNALTRALDYDYQHLILSAVWAVYAILLIVLGFMSQKPKAKLVGIIFLFITLLKIIFIDLPDVSTAIRAVLFIGLGAVGVGISRLFYKRKE, from the coding sequence ATGGAATTAGAAAACCGCGTTGCCGCATTGGAAAAGAAGATTCGAGAGCTTGAACAACAGATGGAGCAGTTCCTCACACGTGATGCAGGTGCCCGCAATCTAGACAGGACTCAGGCAAGTCAAGCGACAGCACCTCTTCCCGTTCCAGAACCAACAGCTACCGAGCAGCACCTCCCGCAGGCGCCTCATATAGCAGTTAAACAACCAACACCGCCCAGAGATTGGGAGCATCTCATTGCTCGCGTCTGGTTGCCGCGGATCTTCATCGTCGTATTCCTGTTAGGCGTATTATGGGGATTTACGGCGGCCGTAAGCGCCGGAATCATAACTGAACCCATACGCTGTCTACTCGGTGTCTTTGCAGCCGCCTTTATGTACTGGCAAGGAGAACGGCAAATTCGCCGTAAACGCCCAGCGCTTGGGCAAGTCCTTTTGGGTGGAGCCACGGGTGTTCTGATTTTATCCCTGTTCGCGGCTCATATGTTATTTTCGCTACTGCCTCCAACACTGGCGTTTATACTTTATATAGCAACCATTGCGCTCAGTGTCTACCTAGCCATCCGACACCGTTCTCAGGCATTGATGATCATCACCTTATTGGCTGGATATCTGGTTCCGTTTCTCGTTGATTCATCGCACCCGAATATATGGGTTTTCGCTGGTTATGAAGGATTATTCTCCATGTCCATGATGATTTTATCGCTGCGTTACTCCTTTCGAGGTGCTTATTACACGGCCTTTGGCGTCTTGCACCTCCCTTTACTGATCTCGATGCTTTTTGAGAATGTCACCAACGACCGTCCGGCGATCTTGACTATTGTTGTGCTGCAGCATCTTCTTCTCTTTGCTATCGCCGTGGTCAGGTCCACAGACAGTCGAATTGGGCAGCGAATACTTCTGTTTTTAAGCTTTGGACTGCTTACGGCCTGGGTCTATGCCCTGTATGGTCATTCCAACGATCAACGGCTGTATGAAGGAATGCTTATCCTGGCAACGCTGCTGTATAGCGGCACTTCTGTCTGGCTGTATCGGCAAAAGCGGACCTTCTCCGTACAGGTGTCCATCGCTACTCTAAGCCTATTTCTATGGCTCATTTATGTGCTTCAGGGCGATGAAGCGGGTTCTGCCATTCTTGTCGAAGGCGCCCTTGCGCTATGTCTGGGAGCCATTTTCAAAAGCAAGCTCCAACAAATCAGCGGTGCCTTCACTTATTTCATAGGCAGTCTGTTTGTATTCGCTCACCCGCTGCATGAGGTATTGTCCAAAGAATCTTTTGCCTGGCTGATAATGGTTGCATCCCTATCTGGCTTATATGTCTTCTTCCGTTCCAAACTTCAAGACGGGGTTAACGGACTGAAACCCCATCTATTATTCATGTGGTTGGAGTTAATCCTGCTCCTCGTCTATCTCACTCAGCTCACGAATGCGCTAACACGAGCACTGGATTATGATTATCAGCATCTGATCCTCTCTGCCGTCTGGGCGGTCTATGCCATTCTGCTTATCGTGCTTGGCTTCATGAGTCAAAAGCCAAAAGCCAAACTCGTAGGTATCATTTTCTTATTCATAACGCTGCTCAAAATCATTTTCATCGACTTGCCCGATGTATCAACAGCCATACGTGCCGTGCTATTTATTGGCCTTGGTGCTGTGGGCGTGGGGATTTCACGGCTGTTCTATAAACGTAAGGAATAG
- a CDS encoding MBL fold metallo-hydrolase, translating into MQPQENLLPDFHEHIKAVILGTGTPRAFYGRAKAGVAILAGDKTFLFDCGGATVDQLIKAGIMPQRISDVFFTHHHSDHNSGFFDVFITSWRTHVIADRVFEGRKGPMQVYGPTTTKAIIGKMRESFDFDVNLRVNYNFSAGDGADIQYHESNEGVVYEQDGVKITAFEVDHRPVYPAIAYKIEYNGKAVVISGDTIPVDSMVEHSRGIDLLIHESYNKSWLDALIAKFPEQKIGLSNPAKYHSTTLEVAEIARKAGVAHLVLTHHIPAPAANEEAEAAYAAGMDEIFQGKITMARDLMAFDLG; encoded by the coding sequence ATGCAACCCCAAGAAAACCTATTGCCTGATTTTCATGAGCATATCAAAGCAGTGATCCTCGGCACAGGCACACCGAGAGCATTTTATGGCAGGGCCAAAGCAGGCGTTGCGATCCTTGCCGGAGACAAGACCTTTCTATTCGATTGCGGCGGAGCGACCGTGGATCAATTGATCAAGGCGGGGATCATGCCGCAGCGTATATCCGATGTCTTCTTCACCCATCATCACAGTGACCATAATTCCGGGTTCTTCGATGTGTTCATTACGAGTTGGCGTACCCATGTGATCGCGGACCGTGTTTTTGAGGGGCGCAAAGGCCCCATGCAGGTATACGGACCTACGACGACCAAGGCGATTATTGGCAAAATGCGGGAGTCATTCGACTTCGACGTGAATCTTCGCGTGAATTACAATTTCTCGGCAGGCGATGGGGCCGATATTCAGTATCATGAAAGCAATGAAGGCGTCGTGTATGAGCAGGACGGTGTGAAAATTACGGCTTTCGAAGTCGATCATCGCCCTGTTTATCCGGCAATTGCCTATAAGATCGAGTACAACGGCAAGGCGGTTGTCATTTCGGGTGATACGATTCCGGTTGACAGCATGGTAGAGCATAGCCGAGGAATCGACCTGCTCATCCATGAATCGTACAACAAATCGTGGCTGGACGCGCTCATTGCCAAATTCCCTGAGCAAAAGATCGGTTTGTCCAACCCAGCCAAATACCATTCGACAACGTTGGAAGTAGCCGAAATAGCCCGCAAAGCCGGCGTTGCCCATCTGGTGCTGACGCACCACATCCCGGCTCCCGCCGCGAATGAAGAGGCGGAAGCCGCTTATGCGGCAGGGATGGATGAGATTTTCCAAGGAAAAATTACCATGGCCAGAGATTTGATGGCGTTTGATCTTGGTTAA
- a CDS encoding ABC transporter substrate-binding protein, protein MKRVGWVLSLVMMVTLVVSACGQSKETAAVSTTAASTTVKIGILKNVTHAPGFVALQNNYFQQAFGPNAKIEVTPFDNGADFATAIATDQIDMGYVGPGPVINQYLKSKNIRVISGVNNGGAVLVARKDAGIQSVKDLVGKTVAVAAKGGTPDLSLRVLLQQQGLKVTTDTSGVQIVTRAPADTLVAIRQKEVDATLIAEPWGTQMIQEGSGTILVDWNKIPPKDGNYPLTILVASDKFLKEHRDLAKKAVKANKQAIDFIGQNPDKSYELISSELKVLTGKGMEPALIKAAIDHLKLTQDIALEDINEQAKISFDAGYLKVKAEELDFSKFLDTSLLDEVKKEK, encoded by the coding sequence ATGAAAAGAGTAGGTTGGGTCTTGAGTTTGGTTATGATGGTCACGTTGGTGGTATCGGCCTGCGGACAAAGTAAAGAAACAGCGGCGGTATCTACAACGGCTGCCAGTACGACTGTGAAAATCGGTATTTTGAAAAATGTCACGCACGCTCCAGGATTTGTCGCCTTGCAAAATAATTATTTTCAACAAGCTTTCGGGCCCAATGCCAAGATCGAAGTCACGCCCTTCGACAATGGAGCTGATTTCGCCACAGCGATAGCAACGGATCAAATTGACATGGGCTATGTCGGCCCAGGACCAGTGATCAATCAATATTTGAAAAGCAAAAATATCCGGGTAATCTCAGGCGTGAACAATGGCGGCGCTGTCTTGGTGGCTCGGAAGGATGCCGGCATTCAATCAGTGAAGGATCTCGTTGGCAAAACGGTGGCCGTCGCGGCCAAAGGCGGCACGCCGGATCTCTCGCTTCGTGTGCTGCTGCAGCAGCAAGGCTTGAAAGTGACGACGGATACGTCCGGCGTGCAGATTGTGACACGGGCCCCGGCGGATACGCTGGTGGCGATTCGTCAGAAAGAAGTGGATGCAACGTTAATTGCAGAACCTTGGGGAACGCAAATGATTCAGGAAGGTTCCGGAACGATCCTCGTGGATTGGAACAAAATTCCGCCTAAGGATGGGAATTATCCGTTGACGATTCTTGTTGCCAGCGACAAGTTTCTGAAGGAGCACCGCGATTTGGCCAAAAAAGCAGTGAAAGCAAATAAACAAGCCATCGATTTCATCGGGCAAAATCCGGATAAATCCTACGAGCTAATCAGCAGCGAATTGAAAGTGCTGACAGGAAAAGGTATGGAGCCAGCGCTGATTAAAGCAGCAATCGATCATTTGAAGCTTACGCAAGACATTGCGCTTGAGGATATTAATGAACAAGCCAAAATATCCTTCGATGCCGGTTATTTGAAAGTAAAAGCCGAGGAACTGGATTTCAGCAAATTTCTGGATACCTCGCTGTTGGATGAAGTGAAAAAAGAAAAATAA
- a CDS encoding ABC transporter permease, whose protein sequence is MNTALRRTLFLILLLIIWELGFRIFQWGWKFPSPLQTFQAFYDGITQGHLLGAIGASLRRLLISFAISIGIGTVLGYGFARYRYLDETFGFLVVALQTVPSIAWLPFAIIWFGLSDTAVIFITTIGATWTMAMASRTGIMNISPIHLRAAQMLGTGSGYRLFFQVQLPAAFPHWITGIRVAWAFAWRALVAGELIAKGVGLGQMLQDGRGLGDTATILCVVIIIAVIGTISDHFCFKQLEDRIVLRFQLKK, encoded by the coding sequence ATGAATACAGCCTTAAGAAGAACGCTGTTTCTAATTCTTCTGCTGATCATATGGGAGTTGGGATTTAGAATTTTTCAGTGGGGGTGGAAATTTCCTTCGCCGCTGCAAACATTTCAAGCTTTCTATGACGGGATAACGCAGGGGCATCTCCTTGGAGCAATTGGCGCGAGTCTGCGCCGCTTGTTGATCTCATTTGCCATCTCGATCGGAATCGGCACGGTACTCGGTTATGGATTCGCACGCTATCGTTATTTGGACGAAACCTTTGGCTTTCTCGTGGTGGCTCTCCAAACCGTGCCGAGCATTGCCTGGCTGCCCTTCGCCATCATCTGGTTCGGGCTGAGTGACACGGCTGTCATCTTCATTACGACAATTGGGGCAACGTGGACGATGGCGATGGCGAGCCGCACAGGAATTATGAACATTTCGCCGATTCACTTGCGTGCTGCGCAAATGCTGGGGACAGGCAGCGGCTATCGCTTGTTTTTTCAAGTGCAGCTGCCAGCCGCATTCCCGCATTGGATCACAGGGATAAGAGTTGCTTGGGCTTTTGCCTGGCGAGCTCTAGTCGCAGGGGAGTTGATTGCCAAAGGCGTTGGATTAGGACAAATGCTGCAGGATGGGCGCGGGCTTGGGGATACGGCGACGATTCTATGTGTGGTCATTATTATAGCGGTCATTGGTACGATATCGGATCATTTTTGTTTTAAACAGTTGGAGGACAGAATTGTTCTTCGCTTTCAGTTAAAGAAATAA
- a CDS encoding ABC transporter ATP-binding protein, protein MIAIHKVSKIFSQRKGSTYTALDEVSLTIHRGEFVSVVGPSGCGKSTLLNLIAGFERASSGTITVNGQKITAPGADRIVVFQEHGLFPWLTVLDNVAFGLKQKGMSKKVRYDLALEQIKAVHLSKFVDRYPHELSGGMKQRVAIARALVMDPDILLMDEPFAALDEQTRIILLKDLEDIWLQTGKTILFITHNIREAVMLSDRVIVMATQPGKVKKEFAVQAARPHQMSDPLIHALENKIMEALTDELEKVVREELGHEYSLKKNAVSNSSADHMGVGI, encoded by the coding sequence ATGATTGCCATTCATAAGGTGAGCAAAATCTTTTCACAGCGCAAGGGAAGCACGTATACAGCTCTGGATGAAGTTTCTCTCACGATACATAGAGGAGAATTCGTCTCTGTCGTAGGGCCGTCAGGTTGTGGAAAGTCAACCCTGCTGAACCTGATTGCGGGCTTTGAAAGAGCGAGCAGCGGGACGATTACGGTAAATGGGCAAAAAATTACGGCGCCAGGCGCTGATCGCATCGTTGTCTTCCAAGAGCACGGCTTGTTCCCATGGCTGACGGTGCTGGATAATGTGGCCTTTGGTCTCAAGCAAAAGGGCATGTCGAAGAAAGTGCGGTATGATCTTGCGCTTGAGCAGATCAAAGCAGTTCATTTGAGCAAGTTTGTGGATCGGTATCCTCATGAACTGTCTGGAGGGATGAAACAGCGAGTCGCGATCGCGAGAGCCCTTGTTATGGATCCGGATATTTTGCTGATGGATGAGCCTTTTGCCGCTTTGGATGAGCAGACGCGCATTATTTTGCTGAAAGATTTGGAAGACATCTGGTTACAGACAGGGAAAACCATTCTGTTCATTACCCATAACATTCGCGAAGCCGTCATGTTGTCGGACCGAGTTATTGTGATGGCGACACAGCCTGGCAAGGTGAAAAAGGAGTTTGCCGTTCAGGCGGCAAGGCCTCATCAAATGAGTGATCCGCTCATCCATGCTCTGGAGAACAAGATTATGGAAGCCCTGACAGATGAGCTTGAGAAGGTAGTCAGAGAGGAGTTAGGTCATGAATACAGCCTTAAGAAGAACGCTGTTTCTAATTCTTCTGCTGATCATATGGGAGTTGGGATTTAG
- a CDS encoding Crp/Fnr family transcriptional regulator, with protein MEREQDSTKESMVEAFRQHGTIQSYKKNEYIFQENDAPSGAYYVEAGLIKISQSSEEGQGITLFLRYEGEIFGNAEILTQMPRKRYARCLVDSQIITLDSRKFLELAKENAEFAYSLAVLGARRLLQTQKMVETLICRPVAWRLAWFLMQLGKPTNEQLEINVPLSHEEISYVIGCSRQTVTETLNKWRDQALIDYSKKKIVIYRPNQFFTQV; from the coding sequence ATGGAGAGAGAACAAGATTCAACCAAAGAAAGCATGGTAGAAGCCTTTCGCCAACATGGCACGATTCAAAGCTATAAGAAGAATGAGTATATTTTTCAAGAGAATGATGCGCCGAGCGGAGCCTATTATGTGGAAGCCGGATTAATTAAAATATCCCAATCCTCCGAGGAGGGGCAGGGAATCACTTTATTTCTTCGCTATGAGGGTGAAATCTTCGGTAATGCGGAAATCCTGACCCAGATGCCCCGGAAAAGGTATGCCAGATGCTTGGTGGACAGTCAAATTATTACGCTCGATAGCCGTAAATTTCTGGAGTTGGCCAAGGAGAATGCCGAATTTGCTTATTCCTTGGCAGTCCTAGGCGCTAGGCGCCTTTTGCAGACGCAGAAAATGGTGGAGACGCTGATTTGCCGTCCGGTAGCTTGGCGATTGGCTTGGTTCCTGATGCAGCTTGGCAAACCAACCAATGAACAACTGGAGATTAATGTGCCGCTCAGTCATGAAGAAATATCCTATGTCATAGGTTGCAGCAGGCAAACGGTCACGGAAACACTTAATAAATGGCGAGATCAGGCACTAATTGATTATTCCAAAAAGAAAATTGTTATCTATCGTCCGAACCAATTCTTCACTCAGGTATAG
- a CDS encoding DeoR/GlpR family DNA-binding transcription regulator — MSLIGEERKDYILNQLNLEGKVKTNDLVDTLNVSSETIRRYLEELEEENKLKRVYGGAVKINLSREEPSHLKREVLHAEAKRKIGRAAATLVEDNDVIFIDDGTTTLHMIDYLLNKKNLTVLTISIPVLYLLIDYKNKELFSGEIYFLGGKVNAVHSRVAGSLAEQMVEHFYADKAFLSVDGMMLDRGITGFDESKGRMTQQFMRHAKQNIALSDQSKFGSVQFYKIADLKVLDIIVSDVPAPKEWEAHLAEKNVTWIAAN; from the coding sequence ATGTCGTTGATAGGTGAAGAGCGGAAGGATTACATTCTCAACCAGTTGAACTTGGAAGGCAAAGTTAAGACGAATGATTTGGTCGACACGTTGAATGTGTCTTCCGAAACGATTCGGCGTTATCTGGAGGAGCTTGAAGAGGAGAATAAACTGAAGCGGGTCTACGGCGGCGCCGTCAAAATTAATTTATCCCGGGAAGAGCCTTCCCATCTGAAAAGAGAAGTGCTGCATGCCGAGGCGAAGCGCAAAATTGGCCGAGCGGCTGCGACACTAGTCGAGGACAATGATGTTATCTTTATAGACGACGGTACAACAACCCTTCATATGATTGATTATTTGTTGAACAAAAAGAACCTTACCGTTCTGACTATATCGATTCCCGTGCTCTATTTACTTATCGATTATAAGAATAAAGAACTGTTTTCGGGAGAAATCTATTTCCTTGGCGGCAAAGTAAATGCTGTACATTCTCGTGTAGCCGGTTCATTGGCCGAGCAGATGGTCGAACATTTCTACGCCGATAAAGCCTTTCTTTCCGTGGACGGCATGATGCTGGATAGAGGCATTACGGGGTTTGATGAAAGTAAAGGTCGGATGACTCAGCAGTTCATGAGGCATGCCAAGCAAAATATTGCCTTGTCGGATCAATCCAAATTTGGCTCTGTGCAATTTTATAAGATTGCTGATCTCAAAGTGCTGGACATCATTGTGAGCGACGTTCCAGCACCCAAAGAGTGGGAAGCCCATTTGGCGGAGAAGAATGTCACTTGGATTGCGGCGAATTAA
- a CDS encoding putative 2-aminoethylphosphonate ABC transporter permease subunit, whose protein sequence is MDKPTVIMNPPYRRNLGSFITLQNGLIVLLVLILTTSTLIPLILLFSKAFLNKEAEFIGFANFVHYFSTPSLIQSLTNTIWISVLSTVIAVTLAFAYAYGISRTAIRFKSYFHYVALLPLFEPTMMHGIALTYLFGNQGVITNGFFGLLPGLRIEIYGPIGIVISEVIYVFPQAFLIFITALSMADQRLYEAAETLGASKIKTFLTVTLPSVKYGLISAIFVCFTACFTDFGAPQAIGGKFNVLATDIYKQVIGQQNLSMGATVGILLTIPAVIAFVVDRIVDRKQRNMLSSKSMPYRVPDGRVRDNLYRVLCWMISSAILIPLITIVFASLIKVWPYNLTFSTKHYDFSSVAGSGLEPFWNSLQVSLITAIVGTMMTFVFAYLIEKSRSMNGLRQVGYFLSILPLALPGMVIGLAYIFFFNNPSNPFNWIYGTMVIVVLANITHFYSVPFITATTALKKLDKEFELVSESMRVPFYKTFLKVTVPMSLPAIVEIAMYFFVNSMVTVSAVVFLRSADMNLAAVALVNMEDAGDVAAAAAMATLIVATNIIVRFVYELILNKVKKRTAAWQMPK, encoded by the coding sequence ATGGATAAGCCAACAGTCATCATGAATCCGCCTTACCGTCGTAACCTGGGATCTTTCATTACATTGCAAAATGGTTTGATTGTGCTGCTCGTACTTATTTTAACGACGAGCACTCTAATTCCATTGATTCTATTGTTCAGTAAAGCGTTTCTCAACAAAGAGGCAGAGTTTATAGGATTCGCCAATTTTGTACACTACTTCTCAACGCCTTCCCTCATTCAATCGTTAACGAATACGATCTGGATTTCCGTGCTTTCAACTGTTATCGCGGTTACTCTCGCTTTCGCCTATGCGTATGGCATAAGCCGAACAGCGATTCGCTTCAAAAGTTATTTTCACTATGTGGCTTTATTGCCGCTCTTTGAACCAACGATGATGCATGGTATTGCTTTAACCTATCTATTCGGAAATCAAGGTGTAATCACGAACGGATTCTTTGGTCTCTTGCCAGGATTGCGCATCGAGATTTATGGACCCATCGGGATTGTCATCTCTGAGGTCATATATGTTTTTCCCCAGGCTTTTCTTATCTTTATCACAGCGTTGTCGATGGCTGATCAGCGGCTGTATGAAGCGGCAGAAACACTTGGCGCTAGTAAAATCAAAACATTCCTTACGGTGACATTGCCTTCTGTCAAATATGGATTAATCAGCGCGATTTTTGTTTGTTTTACAGCTTGTTTTACAGATTTCGGGGCGCCTCAGGCGATCGGCGGCAAGTTTAACGTCCTGGCAACCGATATCTACAAACAAGTTATCGGTCAGCAGAACTTGTCCATGGGTGCAACAGTGGGCATTCTCCTAACGATCCCTGCTGTCATTGCCTTCGTCGTGGACCGCATTGTGGATAGGAAGCAGCGCAACATGCTATCATCCAAATCAATGCCTTATCGTGTGCCTGATGGACGGGTAAGGGACAATCTGTATCGTGTTCTGTGCTGGATGATTTCATCGGCGATTTTGATACCTTTGATTACCATTGTTTTCGCCTCGCTGATTAAAGTTTGGCCGTATAATTTAACGTTTAGCACCAAACATTATGATTTCTCGAGTGTCGCGGGATCAGGTTTAGAACCATTTTGGAATTCCCTTCAAGTCTCGTTGATTACGGCAATCGTGGGCACTATGATGACTTTCGTGTTCGCTTATCTGATTGAAAAGTCAAGATCGATGAACGGGCTGCGGCAAGTCGGCTATTTTCTATCGATTCTTCCGCTTGCACTCCCAGGTATGGTCATTGGACTAGCTTATATTTTCTTCTTTAATAATCCGAGTAATCCGTTTAATTGGATTTATGGGACCATGGTAATTGTAGTGCTTGCCAATATCACGCATTTCTATTCCGTTCCTTTCATTACGGCCACGACCGCACTCAAGAAGCTGGATAAAGAATTCGAACTCGTCTCGGAATCCATGCGTGTTCCTTTTTACAAAACATTTCTGAAAGTTACCGTTCCTATGTCGTTGCCGGCAATCGTGGAAATCGCGATGTATTTCTTCGTTAATTCGATGGTTACCGTTTCAGCGGTTGTATTTTTGCGTTCAGCTGATATGAATTTGGCCGCAGTCGCGTTAGTGAATATGGAGGATGCCGGGGACGTGGCCGCCGCTGCGGCGATGGCAACGCTCATTGTTGCTACGAACATTATTGTGCGCTTCGTGTACGAGCTCATTTTGAATAAAGTGAAAAAGCGAACAGCTGCTTGGCAAATGCCTAAGTAA
- a CDS encoding putative 2-aminoethylphosphonate ABC transporter ATP-binding protein, whose protein sequence is MTQAYLSIQGVNKSFGSFSALKEINIDIQKNEFICLLGPSGCGKTTLLRIIAGLEKPTQGRITVGGKDITQLPPAKRNFGMVFQSYALFPNLTAYQNVAYGLQGKKFSKKEIDEKVKEVLSLVDLLHLHDRYPAQLSGGQQQRIALARAIVLSPDFLLLDEPLSALDAKVRVKLREQICELQEKLGITTVMVTHDQEEALTMADRIVVMKNAEVVQIGTPEQVYDEPSTPFVADFIGSINFLKDEQQAGSSLRTNLAVRPEHIRIAAAGSQSGMHAVVKHVEFRGAFYRLQLQPVVGSGNAYKDILLTVDVSAHIAQHLALAKHTVVSVEFPQEKMISFSPDAMVGA, encoded by the coding sequence ATGACACAAGCGTACCTGTCCATTCAAGGTGTAAACAAATCATTCGGCTCTTTCAGCGCTTTGAAAGAGATCAATATTGATATCCAAAAGAATGAGTTCATTTGCCTGCTAGGTCCGAGCGGCTGCGGGAAGACTACGCTGCTTCGCATTATTGCCGGATTGGAGAAGCCGACTCAGGGGCGTATTACGGTTGGAGGCAAAGACATTACTCAACTGCCGCCAGCCAAAAGAAACTTTGGGATGGTGTTCCAATCTTATGCTTTATTTCCTAATTTGACCGCCTATCAGAATGTAGCTTATGGGCTTCAAGGCAAGAAGTTTTCGAAGAAGGAAATCGACGAGAAGGTCAAAGAAGTGCTCTCTTTAGTCGATCTGCTGCATCTCCATGACCGATACCCCGCACAGCTTTCCGGTGGGCAACAGCAGCGAATTGCTTTGGCCCGCGCAATCGTCCTTTCGCCGGATTTTCTTCTTTTGGACGAGCCGTTATCAGCTCTGGATGCTAAGGTACGTGTAAAGCTTAGGGAGCAAATCTGCGAATTGCAAGAGAAACTGGGCATCACAACGGTTATGGTTACGCATGATCAAGAGGAAGCTCTCACGATGGCGGATCGAATTGTCGTAATGAAGAATGCCGAAGTCGTACAAATCGGAACACCCGAACAAGTGTATGATGAGCCTAGTACTCCGTTTGTTGCTGATTTTATTGGATCTATTAATTTCTTGAAAGACGAGCAGCAAGCAGGCTCATCTCTGCGAACGAATCTTGCTGTTCGGCCAGAACATATTCGGATAGCAGCAGCAGGCTCGCAAAGCGGTATGCACGCAGTTGTTAAGCATGTTGAGTTCAGGGGAGCGTTCTACCGATTGCAACTTCAACCTGTGGTTGGGAGCGGAAATGCTTATAAGGATATATTGTTAACCGTTGATGTCTCCGCACATATTGCCCAACATCTCGCGCTTGCGAAGCATACGGTGGTATCGGTTGAATTTCCGCAAGAGAAAATGATTTCCTTCTCACCGGATGCGATGGTAGGTGCCTAA
- a CDS encoding putative 2-aminoethylphosphonate ABC transporter substrate-binding protein codes for MKRSIGSTAALLTVVFTLAACGGKATSTEGAKASTAPVASTSVEATVDTKSKDLTVYTALEDDQIKTYLTTFKAKYPDVKVNIVRDSTGIVTAKLLAEKDNTQADVVWGLAATSLLVLDQNTMLEPYAPKGVDRILPDFKDKNAVTHWVGIDAWETAFIVNKVEMEKRKLAIPQSYEDLAKPEYKGLITMPNPSSSGTGFLTVSGLVQLKGKDAAWDYMNKLHDNIAMYVHSGSKPAKLAGTGEYPIGISFGYRGIQEKKAGSPVEVVFPKEGSGWDVEANALMKKKVVKQVAKDFLDWAITDDVMKEYNKNYAILAIKTDSAKVPDGYTVDPIKQLIKNDLNDAAKNRDGILAEWDKRFNAKSEPKK; via the coding sequence ATGAAAAGATCTATTGGAAGTACAGCAGCTCTGCTAACAGTTGTATTCACGCTAGCGGCTTGTGGCGGTAAAGCGACAAGTACAGAAGGTGCTAAAGCAAGCACAGCGCCAGTAGCAAGTACAAGTGTAGAAGCAACGGTAGACACGAAAAGCAAAGATTTAACCGTCTATACAGCACTGGAAGATGATCAAATCAAAACGTACCTGACGACTTTTAAAGCTAAATATCCAGATGTGAAAGTAAATATTGTTCGGGATTCAACGGGGATCGTTACAGCTAAGTTATTAGCCGAGAAAGATAACACACAAGCAGACGTTGTATGGGGATTGGCTGCAACAAGCTTATTAGTCCTTGATCAAAATACGATGCTGGAGCCATACGCGCCCAAAGGGGTGGATCGTATTCTCCCGGATTTCAAAGACAAGAATGCCGTAACCCACTGGGTTGGTATCGATGCTTGGGAAACGGCCTTTATTGTCAACAAAGTAGAAATGGAGAAACGCAAGTTGGCGATTCCTCAATCTTATGAGGATCTGGCGAAGCCGGAATACAAAGGTCTGATTACGATGCCGAATCCATCTTCATCTGGTACAGGCTTTCTAACCGTATCTGGTCTCGTTCAATTGAAAGGCAAAGATGCTGCTTGGGATTATATGAATAAACTGCATGACAACATTGCGATGTATGTACATTCCGGTTCCAAACCGGCTAAATTAGCTGGTACGGGCGAGTACCCAATTGGTATTTCCTTCGGATACCGCGGTATTCAAGAGAAGAAAGCTGGTTCCCCCGTGGAAGTCGTATTCCCTAAAGAGGGTTCCGGTTGGGATGTAGAAGCCAATGCCTTGATGAAGAAGAAAGTTGTTAAACAAGTTGCGAAAGACTTCTTGGATTGGGCAATTACGGATGATGTCATGAAAGAATACAACAAGAACTATGCCATTCTGGCGATTAAAACAGATTCAGCCAAAGTGCCGGATGGTTACACCGTTGATCCAATCAAACAATTAATCAAAAATGATTTAAATGATGCAGCGAAAAATCGCGATGGTATTTTAGCTGAGTGGGACAAGCGCTTTAACGCAAAAAGCGAACCGAAAAAATAG